A DNA window from Hoplias malabaricus isolate fHopMal1 chromosome 5, fHopMal1.hap1, whole genome shotgun sequence contains the following coding sequences:
- the LOC136696145 gene encoding amphoterin-induced protein 3: MTSTALLVLCFLWLSFSEAKCPSGCLCPSDIVNCVSMGMDRFPPVLPPTASILDLSHNRLTWLAAGSFHGLSRLNVLRISHNQISLLSPAAFHNASTLRHLDLSTNRLQVVARHHFQDLLGLEELLLYNNRITRVESNALMGLRNLQKIYLSINQITDFPFFSIRKHSHPRLVTLDLSSNRMSRLPLDDIVLLPVALQRGLFLYNNSLACDCSLYRMFWHWDKEGYEAIRDFKDDYSCRIHGEPLTSIRFLRSPRYFENCTIEKMISLISPKADIMVYEGEHVRLDCTGTLSSVVLSYSWVIPHQENLTVLIQNGTLRLNQDGSLEILAVQTTDSGIYQCIAVDTVRMINESREVNLTVVPQHLSEEHFSTGYTTLFGCAITLVLILMYLYLTPCRCGCCKPPPPSPTISGVGGGDHCTLASIFAAPPSVELKVKSKSNPDRHVVFLEPLIPDKNGHLTAALTAEEPTLQWDSPPLNRIKEFDENV; the protein is encoded by the coding sequence ATGACCTCAACAGCTTTGTTAGTTTTGTGCTTTTTGTGGCTCAGCTTCTCAGAGGCTAAATGTCCTTCAGGGTGTCTGTGCCCCTCGGATATAGTGAACTGCGTCTCAATGGGTATGGACAGATTTCCCCCTGTGCTTCCACCCACCGCTTCCATCCTGGATCTAAGCCATAATCGGCTCACTTGGTTGGCAGCGGGCAGCTTCCATGGACTGTCCAGGCTGAACGTTCTACGCATTTCCCATAACCAAATCTCTTTGCTCAGTCCTGCAGCTTTCCATAATGCCAGCACCTTGCGACATTTGGACCTCTCGACCAATCGTCTACAGGTGGTAGCAAGGCACCATTTCCAGGATCTTTTGGGGCTGGAGGAACTGTTGCTTTACAACAATCGCATCACGCGTGTGGAGAGCAATGCTTTGATGGGGCTGAGGAACCTCCAGAAGATCTACCTGAGCATAAACCAGATCACAGATTTCCCCTTCTTCTCCATCCGCAAACACAGCCATCCCAGACTTGTAACCCTGGACCTCTCCTCCAACCGCATGTCTCGACTACCTCTAGACGATATTGTGCTGTTGCCTGTGGCCCTTCAAAGAGGCTTGTTCCTCTATAACAACAGCCTGGCATGTGACTGTTCTTTATATCGAATGTTCTGGCACTGGGACAAAGAGGGTTACGAAGCCATCAGAGACTTCAAAGATGACTATTCATGCCGGATACACGGAGAACCCCTCACATCCATTCGGTTCCTACGCAGCCCTCGCTACTTTGAGAACTGCACCATTGAGAAGATGATCTCTCTGATCTCCCCCAAGGCCGATATAATGGTCTACGAAGGTGAACATGTCCGGTTGGATTGTACTGGCACTCTCAGCAGTGTGGTCCTCTCCTACTCTTGGGTCATTCCCCATCAGGAAAATTTGACAGTATTGATCCAGAATGGAACCTTGCGGCTGAACCAAGATGGGAGCCTGGAGATCTTGgctgtccaaaccacagactcaGGGATCTACCAGTGCATAGCTGTAGACACTGTCAGGATGATTAATGAATCCCGTGAGGTAAACTTGACCGTCGTTCCCCAGCATTTATCAGAAGAACATTTCAGCACTGGCTATACCACCCTTTTCGGCTGTGCTATCACTTTGGTCCTTATACTCATGTATCTTTACCTAACTCCATGTCGCTGTGGATGTTGTaaacctcctccaccttcaccaACCATCTCTGGTGTTGGAGGCGGGGACCACTGCACTCTGGCATCCATATTTGCAGCTCCACCAAGTGTTGAGCTGAAGGTGAAGAGCAAATCCAACCCTGACAGACACGTGGTCTTCCTTGAGCCACTCATACCTGACAAGAACGGACACTTGACAGCAGCCCTTACAGCAGAGGAGCCCACACTGCAATGGGACTCACCACCACTGAACAGAATTAAAGAATTTGATGAAAACGTGTAG
- the tasorb gene encoding protein TASOR yields the protein MACNFSEDRELDKDGVKAAGSLSAESHKQPSISTTASKQNGDQTGCEDEQMSEQDTAERRRSALSDARHGGVSPSVPVRHADDAPQRRNFQIPRKIKERKGLLQMLSPDSREFEDIVKLLTSCYLDASSRGAFTYTKACLIHNELLEKEFIEKKRELKQNGRTEAELVDSYAFLMPDTNKTHRICEKGLSSGHARISNLGNPVKGVYLSKYSDLLQINPFDAGASGDIIIFKVMKGRLKSIFENMPKSNLEPTPKFDCHMHKNASKVTSLLSYRAFELTQQFFFEFAFEELRSRPRHVCPYAVVSFQYKGKESATAVQRLSSNMYEGRRVRRRYTVWSGPLVSRGEELYQVCIRSPSLPFLPLKLPDKIDISMAMHLDQMKRKIPSTLLSWDTYSGTREALKCGMYGSLFEVMSKTKQGNCLSGLLNRMEKEKMVLVKPLVERGFLFLLSSSHMYSSNERRGRNDKALQALFVFHEPRITAWFMSKHTGLHEDPFPLEPKDPITDHLDTFVPALHHAFFKLRSNPPKDLAAGVKNQVLDYLGLQEQGVGRPFIVPEYRTNLDERPNIHSSPRPKGMDSALNTYIHAPGSFQLPVVRLKQGLVDGGQDGGSTSPPVGGVEEYSPVSDWGGLDHASSSSWTGPSPAPAQSNGSAQRPRVGQAEYDKDKMEKLLKLIQLHKRALGKDDNSGQDRGEDWDPAGLKRKLEGDGPTGVSKYLNTGLLSNGEQGKVPQGNKSLSLSTVMDNMGLCNTELQERVSHSASLQDTQALLKLFLSALNRVAQGSSAAAAAVAAAAAATTPASSMQPVQHQDIAGTKKVLEPTEPTTQCDRDLHTKHTEEEQATQDYLEEQMECSISSMDLCSPSSSIEQQPSRPAETPSHDPKQWRMAPKVLDSDIPEPAAGRMLDSILDQEFQNLCTGIREVMDSQQILYVSQPPPTRQGGRTNSLDSTFSPYVSNYISPPSVQNYVSTLCEKMNHIIQSPGALSNATASPATPIAAAPPAPVPSPVLSSPAAPAPTLTTTSSLNSKQPAPKSNSQESLFKTAPPEPIPQCPAGVTATLSVPAPKKQPSPNSKLCLGTVKEVHLPTAGKKTDPQVPSFADSPKCLPSVGSTALSSLPELPPDVTQAGGSNVIGQIKPDVLCTLVEIMQMNAVRFYIQRGEQDENQLCTEIKGYLESLGNIECNPPNYLENNCQQKFMVIIKNEDIASHVHKIPALVSLKKLSTVYFAGVDSLDDVKNRTYNELFVSGGLIVSDELILNPDCISLETLQAFLQFLEEQNMPWKWKVHCKTQKKLKELSRLNTEALDLLNLLTIYQKKHLVEFLPYHECDAPSKQAPDLDCLVKLQAQHSQLRHIIFLTDKCVDMPKFTSNGVIVASISDIMKNFESLISSTKSEVTALPILPAPVEPDACVDEEDMSLDSDEEASLTVNVSNRVEEERTLLPPPPQSEDFQPPLPDLPTQDPLSSYPVDYDALKTAISEYKASRQSSTSSTEVEESLASFGVNPHQSYLYPNSVQWSPYSGSPGYPVSSAYSSPVCSSSQGQELGQSSNIGLTQTGTASLSQPAALPPLNPSTVIPTNPTTVTHVNPVNPLPLIISQSSNSSLTETVSALEPSSCPQTMADEAVVPHASSISQDVPNKAMESKTFISSTPTSCSSLPSYPEPPMFPSLTPIPPVPPPIFAWAAAPGLQKSYPPGVSMGPFGPLPATQNEAVGILTAPSTADAFLAGTGDNGTPCIKKEGTIALLQEGSQEKGSTPGSLTPSSQGSRTPLNSCPESQGGGLPPASSGAGVATTRGLLPRPGPMCRGGPQGFGGGSNTYSLRGPVPGPMDIMHGGFRGRGHPPMSMRSRPGRGPMRGGSVCNWGYPPGRGGGGVPDYYTYP from the exons ACTCACAGGATCTGTGAAAAGGGCCTGTCATCGGGACATGCACGGATTAGCAATTTGGGAAATCCTGTTAAAG GGGTTTACCTCTCAAAATACTCAGATTTGTTGCAGATAAATCCATTTGATGCAGGTGCCTCTGGGgacattattatatttaaagtcATGAAG GGTAGATTAAAGAGCATATTTGAAAATATGCCCAAGAGTAATCTGGAACCGACGCCCAAGTTTGACTGCCATATGCACAAAAATGCCAGCAAAGTGACCTCATTATTATCGTATAGGGCCTTTGAGCTCACGCAG caatttttttttgAGTTTGCGTTTGAGGAGCTGCGGTCCCGGCCCAGACATGTGTGTCCATATGCAGTAGTTTCTTTCCAGTACAAAGGCAAAGAGTCAGCCACAGCTGTTCAAAG gtTAAGCAGCAATATGTATGAAGGACGTAGAG TACGACGAAGGTACACAGTGTGGAGTGGCCCATTGGTGAGCAGGGGGGAAGAACTCTATCAAGTGTGCATCCGCTCCCCCAGTCTCCCCTTCCTTCCCCTCAAACT ACCTGACAAAATTGACATAAGTATGGCGATGCATCTTGATCAAATGAAGAGGAAAATCCCTTCAACACTTTTATCATGGGACACCTACAGTGGAACACGAGAAG CACTGAAGTGTGGGATGTATGGCAGTCTATTTGAAGTCATGAGTAAGACCAAACAGGGCAACTGCCTGTCTGGGCTGCTCAACAGAatggagaaggaaaaaatg GTTCTTGTAAAGCCACTGGTGGAAAgaggctttttatttctcttGTCTTCATCTCACATGTACAGTTCTAATG AGAGACGTGGGAGAAATGACAAAGCATTACAGgcactttttgtttttcatgaaCCAAGAATCACTGCATGGTTCA TGTCAAAGCACACTGGCCTACATGAAGACCCTTTTCCTTTAGAACCCAAAGACCCAATCACTGACCACCTAGACACCTTTGTCCCTGCCCTTCACCATGCCTTTTTCAAGCTGCGCTCCAACCCACCCAAAGACCTGGCTGCTGGGGTTAAGAACCAGGTGCTGGACTACCTTGGCCTTCAGGAACAGGGTGTGGGCCGTCCTTTCATCGTGCCTGAATACCGTACAAACCTGGATGAGCGGCCCAACATACACTCTTCACCCAGACCAAAGGGCATGGACTCTGCACTGAACACTTACATACATGCACCTGGAAGTTTTCAGCTTCCAGTGGTGCGGTTGAAACAGGGCCTGGTGGATGGTGGGCAGGATGGTGGAAGCACGTCCCCACCTGTTGGAGGGGTGGAGGAGTACAGCCCTGTGTCAGACTGGGGGGGCCTGGACCATGCCTCCAGCAGTAGCTGGACAGGTCCGTCACCAGCACCAGCTCAGTCAAATGGCAGTGCCCAGAGACCCCGTGTTGGACAGGCAGAGTATGACAAGGACAAGATGGAAAAGCTGCTGAAACTGATTCAGCTGCACAAACGTGCTCTGGGTAAGGATGACAATAGTGGGCAAGACCGTGGTGAAGACTGGGACCCTGCGGGTCTCAAGAGAAAACTGGAGGGTGATGGGCCCACTGGAGTCAGCAAGTACCTGAATACGGGTCTGCTGAGCAATGGTGAGCAAGGGAAAG TTCCTCAGGGcaacaagtctctctctctgtcaacgGTGATGGACAACATGGGCCTGTGTAACACTGAACTTCAGGAGCGTGTTAGCCACAGTGCCTCCCTCCAGGACACACAGGCCCTGCTCAAGTTGTTCCTCAGCGCCTTAAACAGAGTTGCCCAGGGCTctagtgctgctgctgctgctgtagcCGCTGCCGCTGCTGCTACCACCCCTGCTTCCTCCATGCAGCCCGTACAACACCAGGACATCGCTGGGACAAAGAAGGTCCTCGAGCCCACAGAGCCCACCACCCAATGTGACCGTGACCTGCACACTAAGCACACAGAGGAAGAGCAGGCCACACAGGACTACCTGGAG GAACAAATGGAATGCAGTATTAGCAGTATGGACCTGTGCAGTCCCTCCTCCAGCATTGAGCAACAGCCTTCCCGTCCAGCTGAAACCCCCAGTCATGACCCCAAGCAGTGGAGAATGGCCCCTAAAG TACTGGACTCAGATATACCAGAGCCAGCAGCAGGGAGAATGCTAGACTCTATTCTCGACCAGGAGTTTCAGAACCTCTGCACAGGCATCCGGGAAGTGATGGACAGCCAACAAATATTGTATGTTTCCCAGCCTCCACCAACACGGCAGGGGGGTAGAACCAATAGTTTGGATTCTACGTTCTCTCCGTATGTGTCAAACTATATCTCTCCACCAAGTGTGCAGAACTATGTCAGCACgctttgtgaaaaaatgaaccACATAATTCAATCACCTGGTGCTCTTTCAAACGCAACTGCCAGTCCTGCTACTCCCATTGCTGCTGCTCCCCCTGCCCCTGTACCTTCTCCTGTCCTTTCTTCTCCTGCTGCTCCTGCCCCTACACTTACTACTACTTCTTCCCTAAACTCTAAACAACCAGCTCCAAAGTCTAATTCACAAGAGTCATTATTCAAAACAGCACCGCCTGAACCCATACCTCAATGCCCTGCAGGTGTCACTGCCACACTCTCTGTCCCTGCCCCCAAGAAACAGCCCTCTCCCAACAGCAAACTTTGCCTGGGTACAGTAAAAGAGGTGCATCTGCCCACTGCAGGAAAAAAGACTGACCCTCAAGTTCCCAGTTTTGCAGACAGTCCTAAATGCCTTCCTTCAGTAGGGAGCACTGCTCTCTCATCATTACCGGAGCTGCCCCCTGATGTAACCCAGGCAGGTGGAAGTAATGTGATTGGCCAGATTAAGCCAGATGTGTTATGCACTCTAGTGGAGATCATGCAGATGAATGCGGTCAGGTTTTACATCCAGAGAGGGGAACAGGATGAAAACCAACTCTGCACTGAAATTAAG GGGTATTTGGAGAGCCTTGGCAACATTGAGTGCAACCCTCCAAACTATCTGGAAAACAACTGCCAGCAAAAGTTTATGGTCATCATTAAGAATGAAGATATAGCTTCTCATGTTCACAAG ATTCCAGCTCTCGTGTCACTAAAGAAGTTGTCTACAGTGTACTTTGCTGGAGTGGACAGTCTAGATGATGTGAAAAACCGCACTTATAATGAGCTTTTTGTTTCTGGAGGACTCATTGTGTCAGATGAGCTCATTCTCAACCCTGACTGCATTAGTCTAG AGACATTGCAAGCCTTTCTTCAATTCCTGGAAGAGCAGAACATGCCATGGAAGTGGAAGGTGCACTGCAAGACTCAGAAAAAGTTGAAAGAGCTCAGCAG GTTAAACACTGAAGCTCTGGATTTGTTGAACCTGTTGACAATCTATCAGAAGAAACACCTAGTGGAATTCTTGCCTTACCATGAGTGTGATGCTCCATCAAAACAAGCTCCTGATCTAGATTGCCTTGTGAAGTTACAGGCTCAACATTCACAGCTCCGACACATCATTTTCCTCACAG ATAAGTGTGTTGACATGCCTAAATTCACAAGTAATGGTGTCATCGTTGCTAGTATTTCTGATATCATGAAGAATTTTGAAAGCCTAATAAGCAGTACTAAATCTGAAGTGACTGCTCTACCCATTCTACCAGCTCCAG TGGAACCTGATGCATGTGTAGATGAAGAGGATATGTCCTTAGATTCTGATGAAGAGGCGTCTTTGACAGTCAATGTCTCTAACCgagtggaggaagagaggactCTGCTCCCTCCTCCACCCCAGAGCGAGGACTTTCAGCCTCCTCTCCCTGACCTTCCTACTCAGGACCCTCTGTCATCTTACCCTGTAGACTATGATGCTCTGAAGACTGCAATCTCGGAGTACAAAGCATCCAGGCAAAGTAGCACTTCCTCAACTGAAGTAGAAGAGAGTTTGGCCAGTTTTGGGGTGAACCCCCACCAGAGTTACCTGTACCCCAATTCTGTACAGTGGAGTCCATACTCTGGCTCCCCTGGCTACCCTGTTAGCTCAGCTTATTCCTCTCCTGTCTGCTCATCCTCACAAGGGCAGGAGTTGGGCCAGTCCAGCAACATAGGTTTAACCCAGACCGGTACTGCCTCCCTGTCACAACCGGCTGCTTTGCCCCCGCTTAACCCAAGCACTGTCATTCCTACGAACCCTACCACGGTCACTCACGTTAACCCTGTCAACCCCTTACCCCTGATCATATCCCAGTCCTCCAACAGCAGCCTAACAGAGACTGTGTCTGCTCTGGAGCCATCTTCCTGCCCACAGACTATGGCCGATGAAGCAGTGGTACCCCATGCCAGCAGCATCAGTCAGGATGTCCCAAATAAAGCCATGGAGTCCAAAACTTTCATTTCCTCTACTCCCACTTCCTGTTCCTCTCTGCCCAGTTACCCTGAACCTCCCATGTTCCCATCCCTCACACCCATTCCTCCAGTACCTCCACCCATATTTGCCTGGGCAGCTGCACCAGGACTACAGAAAAGCTATCCACCAGGAGTAAGCATGGGACCTTTTGGTCCACTTCCAGCAACTCAGAATGAAGCTGTAGGGATACTGACTGCCCCTAGTACAGCTGATGCCTTTTTGGCAGGAACAGGGGATAATGGGACTCCTTGCATTAAAAAGGAGGGCACGATAGCACTATTGCAGGAAGGGAGTCAGGAGAAGGGCAGCACTCCTGGCAGCCTAACACCTAGCAGCCAGGGCAGCAGGACTCCACTGAACTCTTGCCCAGAGAGCCAGGGTGGTGGTCTGCCTCCTGCATCCAGCGGGGCTGGTGTTGCAACCACCCGAGGACTCCTTCCGCGCCCTGGTCCCATGTGCCGAGGAGGGCCACAGGGGTTTGGCGGTGGCAGCAACACATACAGCCTCCGAGGGCCCGTGCCGGGGCCCATGGACATAATGCACGGAGGCTTCAGAGGGAGAGGACACCCACCAATGTCCATGAGATCAAGACCAGGTCGAGGGCCCATGAGGGGCGGTTCAGTTTGTAATTGGGGGTACCCTCCAGGcaggggagggggtggggtccCAGATTATTACACATACCCTTAA